In Streptomyces sp. 840.1, one DNA window encodes the following:
- a CDS encoding sensor histidine kinase, giving the protein MPTSPQPPPSAPQAADGLLSAARRNLREMAHGLSHPSHPPTPLLADAPRRWQRVMPYIVVTALAVLFVPVTISVLTSQYGMSPGIAGVLAVAQAAPLLMLAHRPLQAWWIIFTADVVGALVMLEHPAEEYDVWPWPPPVLFGYLFLLLALALRETRRTLVSVWLATGAVSLVLRLVAPGRGNGSTLLLIILGAVVLVIGAAVRERGVAQRRLAEQETISEAERAQRTLLEERTRIARELHDVVAHHMSVITVQADSAPYRLGGLSDEVREEFESIAASARESLGEMRRLLTVLRSEGTEGERAPQPGVDRLQQLVEATVRAGLPAELSLPAGLTGLPQAVDLSAYRIVQEALANVVRHAPGARTRVSVASDGAHLTVLVVNGGPERTGSPREPLETTGTGHGLVGMRERVRLTGGTLDTGPLPDGGFRVAARLPLPPRTPPGAASVPSPATSPEDS; this is encoded by the coding sequence ATGCCGACTTCACCCCAGCCCCCGCCGTCCGCGCCGCAGGCGGCCGACGGGCTGCTCAGCGCCGCCCGCCGCAATCTGCGCGAGATGGCCCACGGACTCTCCCACCCCTCCCATCCGCCGACCCCGCTCCTGGCCGATGCCCCGAGGCGGTGGCAGCGGGTCATGCCCTACATCGTCGTCACCGCACTCGCGGTGCTCTTCGTGCCGGTCACGATCTCGGTCCTGACCAGCCAGTACGGCATGAGCCCCGGGATCGCGGGCGTCCTCGCCGTCGCCCAGGCCGCGCCGCTGCTGATGCTGGCGCACCGGCCGCTGCAGGCCTGGTGGATCATCTTCACGGCCGATGTCGTGGGCGCGCTCGTCATGCTCGAACACCCGGCCGAGGAGTACGACGTGTGGCCGTGGCCGCCGCCCGTACTGTTCGGCTACCTCTTCCTGCTGCTGGCGCTCGCCCTGCGCGAGACCCGGCGCACCCTGGTCTCCGTCTGGCTGGCGACGGGCGCGGTGAGCCTCGTACTGCGCCTGGTCGCGCCCGGACGCGGCAACGGCAGCACGCTGTTGCTGATCATCCTCGGCGCCGTGGTGCTGGTGATCGGTGCGGCGGTACGGGAACGGGGCGTCGCACAGCGCCGGCTCGCCGAGCAGGAGACCATCAGCGAGGCCGAGCGGGCGCAGCGCACCCTGCTGGAGGAGCGCACCAGGATCGCCCGCGAGCTGCACGACGTGGTCGCGCACCACATGTCGGTGATCACGGTGCAGGCGGACTCCGCCCCGTACCGGCTGGGCGGCCTTTCGGACGAGGTCCGCGAGGAGTTCGAGTCGATCGCCGCGAGCGCGCGGGAGTCCCTCGGGGAGATGCGGCGGCTGCTGACGGTGCTGCGCAGCGAGGGCACGGAGGGCGAACGGGCGCCGCAACCGGGCGTGGACCGGCTGCAGCAGCTGGTGGAGGCGACGGTACGGGCCGGGCTCCCGGCCGAACTGTCGCTGCCCGCCGGGCTGACGGGGCTGCCGCAGGCGGTCGACCTGTCCGCGTACCGGATCGTGCAGGAGGCCCTGGCCAATGTGGTCCGGCACGCGCCGGGGGCCCGGACCCGGGTGTCGGTGGCCTCCGACGGCGCGCATCTGACGGTGCTGGTCGTCAACGGCGGGCCGGAGCGGACGGGTTCGCCGCGTGAACCGCTGGAGACGACGGGGACGGGACACGGGCTGGTCGGGATGCGCGAGCGCGTACGGTTGACCGGCGGCACGCTGGACACCGGGCCGTTGCCGGACGGGGGCTTCCGGGTGGCCGCGCGGCTGCCGCTGCCGCCGCGGACGCCACCGGGCGCCGCCTCCGTCCCCTCTCCCGCTACGTCCCCGGAGGACTCTTGA
- a CDS encoding DUF4429 domain-containing protein, whose amino-acid sequence MGDVLAGIQATWEFDTDSVLIRFERGIRTPRLFQSLRERRVPHTALSSVTLTPGKRGTVVLRAVPRPGADPLLEAAAGQLKDGCDPYRLVLPAERETLAEYYADELRARLGPDAGEPAERFLVAAPEAPMRFKAYDGRASFDGDRISFRWFWTGASSQKWKAGDQTFPVTELSGVEWRSPEAFEGYLRLVPRGLESAGAAAAEGAGSGGPALCTGTAGSVQPVAARPTRADEDPAAVIFGLGYGPVHESLPFAAAVLESVRSKQSAPAATTALAATGRRDPADIAERIHHLGELHRAGLVTDEEFSAKKAQLLAEL is encoded by the coding sequence ATGGGTGATGTGCTGGCCGGAATTCAAGCCACCTGGGAGTTCGACACCGACTCCGTGCTCATCCGCTTCGAACGGGGTATCCGAACGCCGAGGCTGTTCCAGAGCCTCCGTGAGCGCCGCGTCCCGCACACGGCGCTGTCGTCGGTGACGCTGACCCCGGGCAAGCGGGGCACGGTGGTGCTGCGTGCCGTGCCGAGGCCCGGCGCCGATCCGCTGCTGGAGGCCGCGGCCGGGCAGCTGAAGGACGGCTGCGACCCCTACCGTCTGGTGCTTCCGGCCGAGCGCGAGACGCTCGCCGAGTACTACGCGGACGAGCTGCGGGCCCGGCTCGGCCCCGACGCCGGTGAACCCGCCGAACGCTTCCTGGTCGCGGCACCCGAGGCGCCGATGCGCTTCAAGGCCTACGACGGCCGGGCCAGCTTCGACGGGGACCGGATCTCCTTCCGGTGGTTCTGGACGGGCGCCTCGTCGCAGAAGTGGAAGGCGGGCGACCAGACGTTCCCGGTCACCGAACTGAGCGGAGTCGAGTGGCGCTCCCCCGAAGCGTTCGAGGGCTATCTGCGGCTGGTGCCCAGAGGGCTGGAGAGCGCGGGTGCGGCCGCCGCCGAGGGCGCAGGTTCCGGCGGCCCGGCGCTGTGTACGGGCACCGCCGGGAGCGTGCAACCGGTGGCCGCCCGGCCCACCCGGGCCGACGAGGACCCCGCCGCGGTGATCTTCGGCCTCGGGTACGGCCCGGTGCACGAGTCGCTGCCGTTCGCCGCTGCCGTACTGGAGTCCGTCCGCAGCAAGCAGTCCGCGCCCGCCGCGACGACGGCCCTGGCGGCTACCGGGCGGCGCGACCCGGCGGACATCGCGGAGCGGATCCACCACCTCGGCGAACTGCACCGGGCGGGTCTGGTGACGGACGAGGAGTTCAGCGCGAAGAAGGCCCAGCTGCTCGCCGAGCTGTAG